The Numida meleagris isolate 19003 breed g44 Domestic line chromosome 10, NumMel1.0, whole genome shotgun sequence genome includes a window with the following:
- the LOC110404333 gene encoding hepatocyte nuclear factor 4-beta-like isoform X2, whose product MKLCQSIMDMDMPDYVDSLDSSYTMLEFENLRVLPNNTEEANGRCSMPAENITAESANNNLLSNGIGSLCSICGDRATGKHYGASSCDGCKGFFRRSVRKNHVYSCRFSRQCVIDKDKRNQCRYCRLKKCFRAGMKKEAVQNERDRISIRRSSYEDNGSLSISVLTQAEAMAQQYLPLSPVHSADIAMKKVATINDVCESMKQQLLVLVEWAKYIPAFCELPLDDQVALLRAHAGEHLLLGVAKRSIPYTDFLLLGNDFIIPMHCPELEIARVATRILDELVKPLRDIQIDDNEYACLKAIIFFDPDCKGLSEPGKVKNMRFQVQVNLEDYINDRQYDSRGRFSDILLLLPPLQSITWQMIEQVQFVKLFGVARIDSLLQEMLLGGTTIDVQYQSGPPSLNLDPLPGHVLPGNMSSVIHAVPDQAKHSNPLPATGPGGHALPCQ is encoded by the exons ATGAAGCTGTGTCAGTCCATCATGGACATGGATATGCCAGATTACGTCGACTCCCTGGACTCCTCTTATACCATGCTAGAATTTGAAAACCTTCGGGTTCTTCCAAACAACACTG AGGAGGCTAATGGGCGCTGTTCAATGCCTGCAGAGAACATTACAGCTGAATCAGCCAACAACAACCTGCTCAGCAATGGCATTGGCTCCCTTTGCTCCATCTGTGGGGACCGGGCGACAGGCAAACACTATGGGGCATCCAGCTGCGATGGCTGCAAAGGCTTCTTCAGGAGGAGCGTCCGCAAGAACCATGTCTATTCCTGCAG GTTCAGCCGACAGTGCGTGATAGACAAAGACAAGAGGAACCAGTGCAGGTACTGCAGGCTGAAGAAGTGCTTCAGAGCAGGCATGAAGAAAGAAG CGGTGCAGAACGAGCGCGACAGGATCAGCATCCGCAGGAGCAGCTACGAGGACAACGGCTCGCTGTCCATCAGCGTGCTCACCCAGGCCGAGGCGATGGCACAGCAG TATTTGCCTCTGAGCCCCGTGCACAGTGCAGACATCGCAATGAAGAAAGTGGCGACCATCAACGACGTGTGCGAGTccatgaagcagcagctgctggtgctggtggagTGGGCCAAGTACATCCCTGCGTTCTGCGAGCTGCCGCTGGACGACCAG gtcGCCTTGCTCAGAGCCCACGCGGGGGAACACCTACTCCTTGGGGTAGCCAAGCGGTCCATACCCTACACCGATTTTCTATTATTAG GGAATGACTTCATCATCCCAATGCACTGTCCAGAGCTAGAAATCGCTCGTGTGGCCACCAGGATCTTGGATGAGCTGGTGAAGCCCTTGCGGGACATCCAGATCGATGACAATGAGTACGCGTGCCTCAAAGCCATCATCTTCTTTGATCCAG ACTGCAAAGGCCTGAGCGAGCCTGGGAAGGTGAAAAACATGCGTTTCCAGGTCCAGGTCAACCTGGAGGACTACATCAATGACCGCCAGTACGATTCCCGGGGCCGGTTCAGCGacatcctcctgctgctgcccccgCTGCAGAGCATCACCTGGCAGATGATCGAGCAGGTCCAGTTCGTCAAGCTCTTTGGTGTGGCAAGGATCGACAGCttgctgcaggagatgctgctgggag GAACCACCATTGATGTCCAGTACCAGTCAGGACCTCCCAGTCTCAACCTGGACCCGCTGCCAGGACACGTCCTCCCAGGCAACATGAGCTCTGTGATTCACGCCGTCCCAGACC aggCAAAGCACAGCAATCCCCTGCCTGCCACCGGACCTGGGGGTCACGCTCTTCCCTGTCAGTGA
- the LOC110404333 gene encoding hepatocyte nuclear factor 4-beta-like isoform X1, protein MKLCQSIMDMDMPDYVDSLDSSYTMLEFENLRVLPNNTEEANGRCSMPAENITAESANNNLLSNGIGSLCSICGDRATGKHYGASSCDGCKGFFRRSVRKNHVYSCRFSRQCVIDKDKRNQCRYCRLKKCFRAGMKKEAVQNERDRISIRRSSYEDNGSLSISVLTQAEAMAQQYLPLSPVHSADIAMKKVATINDVCESMKQQLLVLVEWAKYIPAFCELPLDDQVALLRAHAGEHLLLGVAKRSIPYTDFLLLGNDFIIPMHCPELEIARVATRILDELVKPLRDIQIDDNEYACLKAIIFFDPDCKGLSEPGKVKNMRFQVQVNLEDYINDRQYDSRGRFSDILLLLPPLQSITWQMIEQVQFVKLFGVARIDSLLQEMLLGGTTIDVQYQSGPPSLNLDPLPGHVLPGNMSSVIHAVPDPSPEPSLPSPSTSTGSEDYKLGSSAGPSTVAQLLPQTLIPKQEIL, encoded by the exons ATGAAGCTGTGTCAGTCCATCATGGACATGGATATGCCAGATTACGTCGACTCCCTGGACTCCTCTTATACCATGCTAGAATTTGAAAACCTTCGGGTTCTTCCAAACAACACTG AGGAGGCTAATGGGCGCTGTTCAATGCCTGCAGAGAACATTACAGCTGAATCAGCCAACAACAACCTGCTCAGCAATGGCATTGGCTCCCTTTGCTCCATCTGTGGGGACCGGGCGACAGGCAAACACTATGGGGCATCCAGCTGCGATGGCTGCAAAGGCTTCTTCAGGAGGAGCGTCCGCAAGAACCATGTCTATTCCTGCAG GTTCAGCCGACAGTGCGTGATAGACAAAGACAAGAGGAACCAGTGCAGGTACTGCAGGCTGAAGAAGTGCTTCAGAGCAGGCATGAAGAAAGAAG CGGTGCAGAACGAGCGCGACAGGATCAGCATCCGCAGGAGCAGCTACGAGGACAACGGCTCGCTGTCCATCAGCGTGCTCACCCAGGCCGAGGCGATGGCACAGCAG TATTTGCCTCTGAGCCCCGTGCACAGTGCAGACATCGCAATGAAGAAAGTGGCGACCATCAACGACGTGTGCGAGTccatgaagcagcagctgctggtgctggtggagTGGGCCAAGTACATCCCTGCGTTCTGCGAGCTGCCGCTGGACGACCAG gtcGCCTTGCTCAGAGCCCACGCGGGGGAACACCTACTCCTTGGGGTAGCCAAGCGGTCCATACCCTACACCGATTTTCTATTATTAG GGAATGACTTCATCATCCCAATGCACTGTCCAGAGCTAGAAATCGCTCGTGTGGCCACCAGGATCTTGGATGAGCTGGTGAAGCCCTTGCGGGACATCCAGATCGATGACAATGAGTACGCGTGCCTCAAAGCCATCATCTTCTTTGATCCAG ACTGCAAAGGCCTGAGCGAGCCTGGGAAGGTGAAAAACATGCGTTTCCAGGTCCAGGTCAACCTGGAGGACTACATCAATGACCGCCAGTACGATTCCCGGGGCCGGTTCAGCGacatcctcctgctgctgcccccgCTGCAGAGCATCACCTGGCAGATGATCGAGCAGGTCCAGTTCGTCAAGCTCTTTGGTGTGGCAAGGATCGACAGCttgctgcaggagatgctgctgggag GAACCACCATTGATGTCCAGTACCAGTCAGGACCTCCCAGTCTCAACCTGGACCCGCTGCCAGGACACGTCCTCCCAGGCAACATGAGCTCTGTGATTCACGCCGTCCCAGACC CATCTCCTGAACCATCCCTTCCATCTCCTTCTACAAGCACAGGCAGCGAAGACTATAAACTAGGCTCTAGCGCAGGGCCCAGCACCGTAGCACAGCTCTTACCTCAGACACTGATACCCAAGCAGGAGATTTTATAG